The proteins below are encoded in one region of Brassica napus cultivar Da-Ae chromosome A6, Da-Ae, whole genome shotgun sequence:
- the LOC106349303 gene encoding membrane-anchored ubiquitin-fold protein 4 isoform X1 has product MPEEDLVELKFRLYDGSDVGPFQYSPTATVAMLKERLVSEWPKDKKIVPKAASDIKLINAGKILENGKTVAQCKAPFDDLPKSVITMHVVVQLSPTKARPEKKIEEEEAPQRGGRLNTKKLLSIRLR; this is encoded by the exons ATGCCGGAGGAAGATTTGGTAGAGCTTAAATTCCGGTTATATGACGGTTCTGATGTCGGTCCGTTTCAGTACTCTCCAACCGCCACTGTAGCAATGCTCAAGGAGAGACTCGTCTCTGAATGGCCTAAAG ACAAGAAGATTGTTCCAAAAGCAGCTAGTGACATCAAGCTGATAAATGCTGGTAAGATTTTGGAGAATGGTAAAACTGTTGCTCAGTGTAAAGCTCCATTTGATGATCTCCCTAAATCCGTCATTACAATGCACGTTGTCGTTCAACTGTCTCCAACAAAAGCAAGACCAG AGAAGAAaattgaagaggaagaagctcCACAAAGAGGGGGGAGACTAAATACTAAAAAGCTACTTTCTATAAGGCTTCGGTGA
- the LOC106352417 gene encoding serine/threonine-protein kinase CDG1-like, with translation MTCCSCFGPRRRHDVTKNPKLIKGFSDHNSRPDQPSSSSSSANQARASQDSETQQDSSKRTECFTYRELATATNNFRLESMIGRGGFGSVYKGMLETTPGQLKNVAVKMLDTSGHQGDKEFLVEVLMLSLLRHEHLVTLFGYCAEGDQRLLVYEYMPFGSVEDHIHGYGSEEEVLDLSTRMQIALGSAKGLAYLHNVAQPPVIYRDLKTANILLDHGYKAKLSDFGLAKFGPSGDMSHVSTRVMGTHGYCAPEYASTGKLTTKSDIYSFGVVMLELITGRKPIGDACMGAKRLLVNWALPLFRDQEIRKIADPMLSIQGHHCMEEAVERALVLAYMCLREDANARPTVKEVVEALDNIVRFIERKKKKKERNIGYGRRVELEKKGAVAVSSPKETTRMLSVNEIEVEVEVEEEEEDLERERAVADAKNWAETMRALRRQSNEPPKQTTP, from the exons ATGACGTGTTGCTCGTGTTTTGGTCCGAGGAGAAGACACGACGTGACGAAGAATCCAAAGCTCATCAAAGGCTTTTCCGATCACAATTCCAGACCTGaccaaccttcttcttcttcttcttctg CTAATCAAGCAAGAGCTTCACAGGATTCTGAAACACAGCAAGATTCTAGCAAGCGAACTGAATGTTTCACTTACCGAGAACTCGCCACCGCTACTAACAACTTCAGGCTCGAATCTATGATCGGACGTGGCGGTTTCGGTTCTGTTTACAAAGGAATGTTAGAAACTACTCCTGGACAG TTGAAGAATGTGGCTGTTAAGATGCTTGATACAAGTGGTCATCAAGGAGACAAAGAGTTTCTCGTGGAAGTACTAATGCTCTCCCTCCTGCGCCACGAACACCTCGTGACTTTGTTCGGTTACTGCGCTGAAGGAGACCAAAGACTCCTCGTCTATGAGTACATGCCTTTTGGATCCGTAGAAGATCATATCCACG GTTACGGATCTGAAGAAGAGGTTTTAGATTTGAGCACAAGGATGCAGATAGCGTTAGGATCAGCCAAAGGGTTAGCGTATCTTCACAACGTAGCTCAACCTCCTGTGATCTACAGAGACTTGAAAACCGCAAACATATTGCTAGACCATGGCTATAAAGCTAAGCTCTCTGATTTTGGGCTTGCTAAGTTTGGTCCGAGCGGTGACATGTCTCATGTCTCCACTAGAGTGATGGGAACTCACGGGTATTGCGCACCGGAGTACGCCAGCACGGGGAAGCTGACGACGAAATCTGATATCTATAGCTTTGGAGTAGTGATGCTGGAGCTTATCACTGGACGCAAACCTATTGGGGACGCATGCATGGGTGCAAAACGTTTGCTTGTGAACTGG GCGTTGCCGTTGTTTAGGGACCAAGAGATAAGAAAGATTGCAGATCCGATGTTGTCAATACAAGGCCATCATTGCATGGAAGAAGCTGTGGAGAGAGCACTTGTGTTGGCGTATATGTGTTTGAGAGAAGATGCAAACGCTAGGCCAACGGTCAAGGAAGTGGTGGAGGCTTTAGATAACATAGTTAGGTTCATAgagcggaagaagaagaagaaagagagaaatattGGATATGGAAGAAGAGTGGAGTTGGAGAAGAAAGGTGCAGTGGCGGTGAGCTCACCGAAGGAGACGACGAGGATGTTGAGTGTAAATGAAATAGAAGTAGAAgtagaagtagaagaagaagaagaagatttggaGAGGGAAAGAGCTGTTGCTGATGCTAAGAACTGGGCTGAGACTATGAGAGCGTTGAGGAGACAGAGTAATGAGCCACCAAAGCAGACAACTCCTTAG
- the LOC106349304 gene encoding uncharacterized protein LOC106349304 — protein MKRGGIRRKRLFGRTILFTSVVFFIGFGLLLLTLRSVDDPNSSFIDDDDDDAVSDEDNARWINSSSVVEAKVDGGRLCATVEEMGSEFDGGFVDQSLRVRDVIRRHFHLNGAAAVRELAPEAFCRRGYVLGKTAEAGFGNEMYKILTSGALSIMLNRSLIIGQTRGKYPFGDYIAYSNDTFTLTEVKHLWRQKGCVKKYGRRLVMRLDDFEKPAKSNVLCSNWKKWEEAIIWFQGTTDAVASQFFLKNVHPEMRAAAVELFGEQGNSAPGANVFGELMMSLISPTKDVKDAVDWVLRETGDPDISLHMRMLMSKSVRPLRAAVNCLGKAVNRLGVTKPRVVIVSDTPSVVKNLELNISSIAEVLHFDYKLFRGDIAQRGRGLPMLDFRIKDWGPAPRWVAFVDFFLACRAKRAVISGAHKRVGTTYAQLVAALAAANSLEDGSSNSSFAFLSSFQSNLLADGLKNQVGWGHVWNRYAGPLSCPKQPNQCAFTPLAPPGWWDGLWQSPIPRDARKLAAYGVELSGFGTVNEDRLHAFCNAKKAYLSTVTIV, from the exons atgaagcGCGGTGGAATCAGACGGAAGCGATTGTTCGGGAGGACGATTCTCTTCACATCTGTTGTTTTCTTCATCGGTTTCGGTTTGCTTCTGTTGACGCTACGCTCCGTGGATGATCCTAACTCTTCCTTCATCgatgacgacgacgacgacgccGTTTCGGACGAGGATAACGCGAGGTGGATCAATTCTTCCTCCGTGGTGGAAGCCAAGGTCGACGGAGGGAGGCTCTGCGCGACGGTGGAGGAGATGGGAAGCGAGTTCGACGGTGGTTTCGTGGATCAGAGCCTCAGAGTTCGAGATGTTATCCGTCGCCATTTTCACCTCAACG GGGCTGCAGCAGTTCGTGAGCTAGCTCCGGAGGCGTTTTGTCGACGTGGATATGTTCTTGGGAAGACGGCAGAGGCGGGGTTCGGGAATGAGATGTACAAGATATTGACGTCGGGAGCGTTGAGCATAATGTTGAACAGATCATTGATCATTGGCCAGACCAG GGGAAAATATCCATTCGGTGATTACATTGCTTACTCCAATGATACATTTACACTGACTGAAGTGAAGCACCTGTGGCGACAAAAAGGCTGCGTGAAGAAGTACGGAAGGCGGCTTGTAATGAGGTTGGATGATTTTGAGAAGCCGGCCAAGAGTAATGTGTTATGTAGCAATTGGAAGAAGTGGGAGGAAGCTATTATATG GTTTCAAGGCACAACAGACGCTGTGGCGTCTCAGTTTTTCCTCAAGAACGTGCATCCAGAGATGAGAGCTGCTGCAGTTGAGCTGTTTGGCGAGCAGGGAAACTCAGCACCCGGAGCGAATGTGTTTGGAGAGCTGATGATGAGTCTCATATCTCCCACTAAAGATGTGAAAGATGCTGTGGACTGGGTTCTACGAGAGACTGGAGATCCTGATATCTCATTACACATGCGAATGCTGATGAGCAA ATCTGTTAGACCTCTGCGTGCAGCAGTGAACTGCCTAGGGAAAGCAGTCAACAGGCTTGGCGTAACGAAACCGAGAGTGGTTATAGTCTCTGACACGCCATCTGTAGTGAAAAATCTCGAACTAAATATCAGCTCAATCGCTGAG GTTCTGCATTTTGACTATAAGCTTTTCCGAGGGGATATAGCTCAACGTGGTCGTGGGTTACCAATGTTAGACTTCAGAATAAAAGATTGGGGTCCTGCACCGAGATGGGTTGCGTTTGTAGACTTCTTCCTCGCGTGCCGTGCGAAACGTGCTGTGATCTCAGGTGCTCACAAACGAGTCGGGACTACTTATGCTCAGTTAGTTGCTGCACTAGCCGCCGCAAACAGTCTCG AGGACGGTTCGAGCAACTCGAGCTTTGCGTTCTTGAGTAGTTTCCAGAGTAATCTGTTAGCAGATGGTTTGAAGAACCAGGTGGGCTGGGGACATGTCTGGAATCGATACGCTGGTCCGTTGAGCTGTCCAAAACAGCCAAACCAATGCGCCTTCACGCCTCTAGCACCTCCCGGTTGGTGGGACGGTTTATGGCAGTCGCCAATACCAAGGGACGCTCGTAAGCTTGCGGCTTATGGCGTTGAGCTTTCTGGTTTTGGTACGGTTAACGAAGACCGTCTCCATGCCTTTTGTAACGCCAAGAAAGCCTACTTAAGCACTGTAACGATCGTTTAG
- the LOC106349299 gene encoding transcription factor TCP20, translating into MDPKNPNRHQVPNFLNPPPRNQSLGDASKDDNHHSKPAEVKDFQIVVASDKEPNISKKPQQNQLGPKRSSNKDRHIKVEGRGRRIRMPALCAARIFQLTRELGHKSDGETIQWLLQQAEPSIIAATGSGTIPASALASAAAAVSSHHLQGGGSLTAGLMISHELDGGSSSGRPNWGVGGGDGGSRSSLPTGLWPNVAGFGAGVQTMSDGGGYRIGFPGFDYPGGAMSFASILGGGSNNQMPGLELGLAQEGNVGVLNPQSFAQIYQQQMSQAQAQGRVLHHTLQHNPSHEEHQQESGEKDDSQGSGR; encoded by the coding sequence ATGGATCCCAAGAACCCAAATCGTCACCAAGTACCAAACTTTTTGAACCCACCACCAAGAAACCAGAGCTTAGGAGATGCTTCCAAGGACGACAATCATCATTCCAAACCGGCTGAGGTTAAGGATTTTCAGATCGTGGTCGCTTCCGACAAAGAACCGAACATCAGTAAGAAGCCGCAGCAGAACCAGCTTGGTCCTAAGAGAAGCTCTAACAAAGACAGACACATCAAAGTGGAAGGCAGGGGTCGGAGAATCAGGATGCCTGCTCTCTGCGCCGCTAGGATCTTCCAGTTGACTAGAGAATTGGGTCACAAATCCGACGGCGAGACAATCCAGTGGCTGCTTCAGCAGGCTGAGCCGTCGATTATCGCAGCCACCGGTTCAGGAACTATACCGGCCTCTGCTTTAGCCTCAGCCGCTGCTGCTGTATCGAGCCACCATCTTCAGGGTGGTGGGTCTCTCACTGCTGGTTTGATGATCAGTCATGAGTTGGATGGTGGGTCTAGTAGTGGGAGACCAAATTGGGGTGTTGGCGGGGGAGATGGAGGGTCTAGGTCGAGTTTACCAACTGGGCTGTGGCCAAATGTAGCTGGGTTTGGAGCTGGGGTGCAGACCATGAGTGATGGAGGTGGTTACAGGATTGGGTTTCCTGGGTTTGATTATCCTGGTGGAGCTATGAGTTTTGCGTCCATTCTTGGTGGTGGTAGTAACAATCAGATGCCTGGACTTGAGTTAGGGTTGGCTCAGGAAGGGAATGTTGGTGTCTTGAATCCTCAGTCTTTTGCACAGATTTATCAGCAGCAGATGAGTCAGGCTCAAGCTCAGGGTAGGGTTCTTCACCATACTCTTCAGCATAACCCATCACATGAGGAGCATCAGCAAGAGAGTGGTGAGAAAGATGATTCTCAAGGGTCAGGGCGTTAA
- the LOC106349301 gene encoding pollen-specific protein-like At4g18596 — MEKKLIMFLFVLLQLLFVNSLSPKHSSAKPNAEVTVMGFVYCDVCSNNTFSRHSYFMSGVEVRIVCRFKSASSRTNEMVTFSANRTTNEFGLYKVAITSLDCADVDSLASSCQASLVGRRSSSDISCNVPGYRTTTDQVVFKSKRSNLCIYGFNALNLRPFKSDLALCGKK; from the exons atggagaagaagttgataatgtttttgtttgttcttctgCAGCTTCTGTTTGTAAACTCTCTTTCtccaaaacattcatcagccaAGCCAAATGCAGAAGTAACTGTAATGGGTTTTGTTTACTGTGATGTCTGCTCCAACAACACTTTCTCCAGACACAGTTACTTCATGTCCG GCGTGGAAGTTAGAATAGTCTGCAGATTCAAATCAGCTTCCTCGAGAACAAACGAGATGGTAACATTCTCTGCAAACAGAACCACTAACGAGTTCGGTCTCTACAAGGTAGCCATAACTTCTCTAGATTGCGCTGACGTGGATAGTCTCGCGAGTTCTTGTCAAGCGAGTTTGGTCGGGAGAAGAAGCTCCTCGGATATTTCTTGCAACGTACCTGGTTATAGAACCACGACGGATCAAGTCGTGTTTAAGTCTAAACGGTCTAATCTCTGTATCTATGGTTTCAATGCTTTGAATCTCAGACCCTTCAAGAGCGATCTTGCCTTGTGTGGCAAGAAATAA
- the LOC106349302 gene encoding regulation of nuclear pre-mRNA domain-containing protein 1A-like, with amino-acid sequence MGSSFNAQILVEKLSKLNNSQASIETLSHWCIFHMNKAKHVVETWGRQFHCSPREQRLAYLYLANDILQNSRRKGSEFVGEFWKVLPDALRDVIENGDDFARKAARRLVNIWEERKVFGSHGQILKEEILGKQPENGARNGALVPLKLKQASGTSLERVVSAVEALHGVQIDEDVIVGKCTNAAGYLERATQEVEKDLSSGHTPGPAVVKEVQGQHAILRDCIEQLGAVETSRISLISHLREALQEQELKLEQVRNHLQIARFQSDRTGDLCKQLLDHGISSQPPATEGEASKVSPATSAPQSFTHIDVQQSAPVMFASNPPNQSVVDPRKTAAAAVVARLTASTSSAEMLSHVLSSLASEGIIGNNPPAVTGTPSSEEYPPEKRPKLPNHDQSYLQQLQQQNAATTSTATTTTPLLLPPPPPPYQLQPQYLQPLQPPGPVNQTPFNYTIATTSGPTQQQGQWVHGLTPLPTTSAPSDNSYQKFQGQDGFYGINPSVSMTPVTRQ; translated from the exons ATGGGTAGTTCATTTAATGCTCAGATATTAGTTGAGAAACTTTCTAAACTCAACAATTCTCAAGCTAGCATTGAGA CTTTGTCACATTGGTGTATCTTTCACATGAACAAGGCGAAACATGTTGTAGAAACATGGGGCAGGCAGTTTCACTGTTCCCCGCGTGAGCAACGATTGGCGTATTTGTACCTAGCGAACGATATCTTGCAGAACAGTAGGAGGAAAGGTTCAGAGTTTGTAGGTGAGTTCTGGAAAGTACTCCCCGACGCTCTtcgtgatgtgattgaaaatgGTGATGACTTTGCAAGAAAAGCTGCACGTCGATTG GTTAATATATGGGAAGAAAGGAAGGTTTTTGGATCTCATGGACAAATTCTCAAAGAAGAGATTCTGGGAAAGCAGCCTGAAAATGGAGCCAGGAACGGAGCGCTCGTGCCACTTAAACTT AAACAGGCAAGTGGAACATCGTTGGAGAGAGTAGTGTCTGCTGTTGAAGCTCTTCATGGCGTTCAGATTGATGAGGATGTCATTGTTGGGAAATGTACTAATGCTGCTGGTTACCTTGAGAGAGCAACGCAGGAGGTCGAGAAAGATCTTAGTTCAG GACACACCCCTGGCCCCGCGGTGGTAAAAGAGGTGCAGGGACAACATGCCATACTGAGAGACTGCATCGAACAGCTAGGGGCAGTGGAGACATCCAGAATAAGTCTGATCTCTCATTTAAGAGAAGCTTTACAAGAACAG GAACTCAAGCTGGAGCAAGTCCGTAACCACCTTCAG ATTGCTCGATTTCAATCAGACCGAACTGGTGATCTCTGCAAACAGCTTCTAGACCATGGTATTAGTTCACAGCCTCCTGCTACAGAAGGAGAAGCCAGCAAAGTCTCACCGGCTACATCAGCACCACAAAGCTTCACACACATCGATGTACAACAATCAGCTCCGGTTATGTTTGCTTCGAACCCACCCAATCAATCAGTGGTAGACCCAAGAAAAACTGCAGCGGCCGCAGTGGTAGCTAGGCTAACCGCATCAACCTCCTCAGCCGAGATGCTCTCCCACGTTCTCTCTTCCTTAGCCTCCGAAGGCATCATCGGAAACAACCCACCTGCTGTAACGGGAACTCCATCGTCCGAGGAGTACCCGCCAGAGAAAAGGCCCAAGCTTCCAAACCATGACCAGTCCTATCTCCAGCAGCTGCAACAACAGAACGCTGCAACAACATCCACAGCAACCACCACCACCCCTCTACTGCTtccgccgccaccaccaccataccAGCTTCAACCTCAGTACTTGCAGCCGTTACAGCCTCCTGGTCCTGTAAACCAGACACCGTTCAACTACACCATAGCGACCACTTCTGGACCCACTCAACAACAAGGTCAATGGGTTCATGGGCTCACCCCACTTCCAACAACCTCTGCACCATCAGATAATTCATACCAGAAGTTTCAGGGACAAGATGGTTTCTATGGCATCAACCCATCCGTCTCCATGACACCTGTCACTCGGCAGTAG
- the LOC106349303 gene encoding membrane-anchored ubiquitin-fold protein 4 isoform X2, giving the protein MPEEDLVELKFRLYDGSDVGPFQYSPTATVAMLKERLVSEWPKDKKIVPKAASDIKLINAGKILENGKTVAQCKAPFDDLPKSVITMHVVVQLSPTKARPEKKIEEEEAPQRSLCSCTIM; this is encoded by the exons ATGCCGGAGGAAGATTTGGTAGAGCTTAAATTCCGGTTATATGACGGTTCTGATGTCGGTCCGTTTCAGTACTCTCCAACCGCCACTGTAGCAATGCTCAAGGAGAGACTCGTCTCTGAATGGCCTAAAG ACAAGAAGATTGTTCCAAAAGCAGCTAGTGACATCAAGCTGATAAATGCTGGTAAGATTTTGGAGAATGGTAAAACTGTTGCTCAGTGTAAAGCTCCATTTGATGATCTCCCTAAATCCGTCATTACAATGCACGTTGTCGTTCAACTGTCTCCAACAAAAGCAAGACCAG AGAAGAAaattgaagagg aagaagctccACAAAGAAGCCTTTGCTCATGTACCATAATGTGA
- the LOC106349300 gene encoding actin-related protein 2-like, with protein sequence MDNKNVVVCDNGTGYVKCGFAGENFPTSVFPCVVGRPLLRYEESLMEQQLKDIVVGETCAELRHQLDINYPVHNGIVQNWEDMEHVWDHAFYNELKINPSECKILLTDPPLNPSKNREKMIETMFEKYNFAGVFIQIQAVLTLYAQGLLTGLVIDSGDGVTHVVPVVDGYSFPHLTKRMNVAGRHITAYLVDLLSRRGYAMNKTADFETVREIKEKLCYIGYDYKRECELGLETTILVKNYTLPDGRVIKVGTERFQAPEALFTPELIDVEGDGMADMVFRCIQEMDIDNRMTLYQHIVLSGGSTMYPGLPSRLEKEIQDRYLDTVLKGNKDGLKKLRLRIEDPPRRKHMVYLGGAVLAGIMKDAPEFWINREDYLEEGIGCLNKMSQA encoded by the exons ATGGACAACAAAAACGTCGTCGTTTGCGACAACGGCACCGGC TATGTGAAATGTGGGTTTGCTGGAGAGAATTTTCCGACATCTGTTTTCCCTTGTGTCGTGGGAAGGCCGTTGCTTCGTTATGAGGAATCACTCATGGAGCAGCAACTGAAG GATATAGTTGTTGGGGAGACTTGCGCTGAGCTCAGGCATCAACTGGATATAAACTATCCTGTCCACAATGGTATTGTCCAGAACTGGGAAGATATGGAACATGTTTGGGATCATGCCTTCTACAACGAGTTGAAA ATCAATCCATCAGAATGTAAGATATTGCTCACCGATCCACCACTTAACCCCTCCAAGAACCGTGAAAAAATG ATTGAGACAATGTTTGAGAAGTACAATTTCGCTGGCGTTTTCATTCAGATCCAAGCCGTTTTGACTCTGTATGCTCAAG GTTTGCTAACTGGTTTGGTTATTGATTCTGGTGATGGTGTTACTCATGTG GTTCCGGTGGTTGACGGTTACTCTTTCCCTCATCTTACCAAAAGAATGAATGTAGCTGGCAGACACATCACAGCATATCTTGTTGATCTTCTTTCTCGAAGAGG ATATGCGATGAATAAAACGGCTGACTTTGAGACTGTTAGGGAAATTAAAGAGAAGCTCTGCTATATAGG TTATGATTATAAGAGAGAGTGTGAGCTTGGTCTGGAGACAACCATCCTTGTTAAGAATTATACT CTTCCAGATGGGAGAGTCATCAAAGTAGGCACTGAAAGATTCCAAGCACCTGAAGCGCTTTTTACACCG GAACTCATTGATGTTGAAGGTGATGGAATGGCAGATATGGTTTTCCGATGTATTCAAGAAATGGATATTGATAACCGCATGACG CTCTATCAACACATTGTTTTAAGCGGAGGAAGCACCATGTATCCAGGATTACCTAGCCG TCTCGAGAAGGAAATCCAGGATCGGTATCTGGATACAGTTCTAAAAGGAAACAAAGATGGCTTAAAG AAACTCAGATTGAGGATAGAGGATCCACCTAGAAGGAAACACATGGTATACCTAGGAGGCGCTGTTCTTGCAGGAATCATGAAG GACGCACCAGAGTTCTGGATCAATAGAGAGGACTATCTTGAAGAAGGGATTGGTTGCTTAAATAAGATGAGCCAAGCTTGA